In the genome of Microbacterium saperdae, one region contains:
- a CDS encoding ABC transporter substrate-binding protein: MKKRARSLGAVILVTGLVALAGCSAAESGGDDDGSVTITIGNLPSTEQAASRDAILAQIKAFQKKYPDITVEAEETYWDPATFNAMVAGGTMPTVLTVPMTEIQSLGQRGQIADISAEVEASETLSALNPTIMTTVTGPEDEIFGVPINVYSQGLMFNRAIFEEAGLDPDAPPTTWAEVASAAKTITDKTGVPGLVLMTSGNLGGWTLTGMTYAFGDLMETSEDGTPVANVDNDSAIAALEFIQDARWKDNSLGANFIMTSDDSRNEFGAGRAGIVISGTDLYGDSVVNRGMDPQDFGLAPMPQAEGGLGALGGGNVQVVSATASAEQRDAATKWIDFAQIARFTDEDQAVAAAKAESADGLPVGAPGLPLVGADLFAQYNEWIAPYVNVPTENFELYASTVETIPLVPEPSQHAQELYAALDPVVQAVLTREDADIRALLGDVQTQMETLLAD; this comes from the coding sequence ATGAAGAAACGAGCGCGTTCTCTCGGCGCAGTGATCCTGGTGACGGGGCTTGTCGCCCTCGCCGGATGCAGCGCCGCGGAATCCGGCGGCGACGACGACGGATCGGTCACGATCACGATCGGCAACCTGCCTTCGACCGAGCAAGCAGCATCGAGGGACGCCATCCTGGCGCAGATCAAGGCCTTCCAGAAGAAGTACCCCGACATCACCGTCGAGGCCGAGGAGACCTACTGGGACCCGGCGACATTCAACGCCATGGTGGCCGGCGGCACGATGCCGACGGTGCTGACGGTACCGATGACCGAGATCCAGAGTCTCGGACAGCGCGGGCAGATCGCTGACATCTCGGCAGAAGTCGAGGCGAGTGAGACGCTCAGCGCCCTGAACCCGACGATCATGACGACGGTGACCGGCCCCGAAGACGAGATCTTCGGTGTTCCCATCAACGTCTACAGCCAAGGCCTCATGTTCAACCGCGCGATCTTCGAAGAGGCCGGTCTCGACCCGGACGCTCCGCCCACGACGTGGGCCGAGGTGGCTTCTGCGGCGAAGACCATCACCGACAAGACCGGGGTGCCAGGACTGGTGCTCATGACGAGCGGCAACCTCGGTGGGTGGACGCTCACCGGAATGACGTACGCGTTCGGGGACCTGATGGAGACCAGCGAAGACGGCACGCCCGTTGCGAACGTCGACAATGACAGCGCCATCGCGGCACTCGAGTTCATCCAGGACGCGCGCTGGAAGGACAACTCCCTGGGCGCCAACTTCATCATGACCTCAGACGACTCGCGCAACGAGTTCGGAGCCGGACGCGCCGGAATCGTCATCTCCGGCACGGATCTCTACGGAGACTCCGTGGTGAACCGGGGGATGGATCCGCAAGACTTCGGTCTCGCTCCCATGCCGCAGGCCGAGGGTGGTCTCGGTGCGCTCGGCGGCGGAAACGTCCAGGTCGTCAGCGCCACCGCGTCCGCGGAACAGCGCGATGCGGCGACGAAGTGGATCGACTTCGCGCAGATCGCCCGCTTCACCGACGAGGACCAGGCGGTCGCGGCGGCGAAGGCGGAGTCGGCCGACGGTCTGCCGGTCGGTGCTCCGGGTCTTCCTCTCGTCGGCGCTGATCTCTTCGCGCAGTACAACGAGTGGATCGCGCCGTACGTCAACGTGCCCACCGAGAACTTCGAGTTGTACGCCAGCACGGTGGAGACGATCCCTCTCGTGCCCGAGCCGAGCCAGCACGCGCAGGAGCTCTACGCCGCCCTCGATCCGGTCGTCCAGGCTGTCCTCACACGAGAGGACGCCGACATCCGCGCCCTTCTGGGTGACGTTCAGACGCAGATGGAGACGCTGCTCGCCGATTGA
- a CDS encoding carbohydrate ABC transporter permease yields MAPAPRATGPLRRWFTGGGAAALAFSLPMILAFGFFSWWPILNSLILSFQQTNLVDPAVWVGLSNFAAVFADPLVAKAAMNTLWFTVLSVAVGFPLPILLAVAIGELRRTRSIASGFAYLPVIIPPVVSVLIFKQFYDPSSTGLLNTLLAGVGLGPVPWLQTAATVMPSIVIQATWAGFGAATIIYIAALAAVSPELYEAAELDGASIRSRIWHVTLPQMRSVMLIMLLLQIIGAFQVFTEPFVMTRGGPENNTLTILMLIYNYTFISGDYGRAAALSLILAAILALVSLLYLRATRGWSQGK; encoded by the coding sequence GTGGCACCAGCCCCTCGGGCCACGGGCCCGCTCCGCCGCTGGTTCACCGGTGGGGGAGCGGCCGCCCTGGCGTTCTCCCTTCCGATGATCCTCGCGTTCGGCTTCTTCTCCTGGTGGCCGATCCTCAACAGCCTGATCCTCAGCTTCCAGCAGACCAATCTCGTCGACCCCGCGGTGTGGGTCGGGCTGTCCAACTTCGCCGCCGTGTTCGCCGACCCTCTGGTGGCGAAGGCGGCGATGAACACCCTGTGGTTCACGGTGCTCTCCGTGGCGGTCGGGTTCCCGCTCCCCATCCTTCTCGCGGTGGCGATCGGCGAGCTTCGCCGGACGCGCTCGATCGCCAGCGGATTCGCCTACCTTCCGGTGATCATCCCGCCCGTGGTGTCGGTGCTCATCTTCAAGCAGTTCTACGATCCGTCGTCGACCGGCTTGCTCAACACGCTGCTGGCCGGGGTCGGTCTCGGACCCGTGCCGTGGTTGCAGACCGCGGCGACCGTGATGCCCAGCATCGTCATCCAGGCGACCTGGGCGGGCTTCGGCGCAGCGACGATCATCTACATCGCCGCGCTGGCTGCGGTCAGCCCTGAGCTCTACGAAGCCGCCGAACTCGACGGAGCTTCGATCCGGTCGCGCATCTGGCACGTGACGCTGCCGCAGATGCGGAGCGTGATGCTGATCATGCTCCTGCTGCAGATCATCGGCGCATTCCAGGTCTTCACCGAACCGTTCGTCATGACCCGCGGCGGACCCGAGAACAACACCCTCACGATTCTGATGCTGATCTACAACTACACCTTCATCTCAGGGGACTATGGGCGCGCGGCAGCGCTGAGCCTCATTCTCGCGGCGATCCTCGCGCTCGTCTCGCTCCTGTATCTACGGGCAACGCGCGGCTGGAGCCAGGGAAAATGA
- a CDS encoding carbohydrate ABC transporter permease, which translates to MTSTERLYTRAISTRRESRKEKPEDTDRSILSIHDRSGRLRGMLLALKIVLLVALGVISVGPVLWLFKSATSTSQDILREPLGLWPSGIQWDNLVQAFTTIEFGKYLTNTLIIAMGTWAFGLLVATTGAYALAVLRPKYAKVLEFAVLATLFVPGVVTLTALFLTVLDVPLLHINLINTFWAAWLPASASAFNVLLMKTSFDSIPRELFEAARIDGAGATRIFLTIVLPLSRPIIGVVSLLIIIASWKDFIWPMLVLPNAALQPLSVALPRLAKTAELSLLMAGMFLSVVIPVALFLIFQKQILRSSGSMGALKG; encoded by the coding sequence ATGACCTCGACGGAACGCCTGTACACGCGTGCGATCAGCACTCGACGAGAGTCTCGCAAGGAGAAGCCCGAGGACACGGACCGGAGCATCCTCTCGATCCATGATCGGAGCGGCCGCCTGCGAGGAATGCTCCTGGCGTTGAAGATCGTTCTCCTGGTCGCCCTCGGGGTCATCTCGGTGGGGCCGGTGCTGTGGCTCTTCAAGTCGGCGACGTCGACGAGCCAGGACATCCTGCGCGAGCCGCTCGGACTCTGGCCCAGCGGCATCCAGTGGGACAACCTGGTTCAGGCCTTCACGACGATCGAGTTCGGCAAATACCTGACCAACACCCTGATCATCGCGATGGGGACGTGGGCCTTCGGACTGCTCGTCGCGACGACCGGAGCGTACGCGCTCGCGGTCCTGCGTCCGAAGTACGCGAAGGTGCTCGAGTTCGCCGTCTTGGCGACGCTGTTCGTCCCGGGCGTCGTGACGCTGACCGCGCTGTTCCTGACCGTGCTCGACGTCCCGCTGCTGCACATCAATCTGATCAACACCTTCTGGGCGGCATGGCTCCCCGCCTCGGCGTCCGCCTTCAACGTGCTGCTCATGAAGACCTCCTTCGACTCGATTCCGCGAGAGCTGTTCGAGGCCGCGAGAATCGACGGTGCAGGCGCGACCCGCATCTTCCTGACGATCGTCCTGCCCCTGTCGCGGCCCATCATCGGCGTCGTCTCCCTGCTCATCATCATCGCCTCGTGGAAGGACTTCATCTGGCCGATGCTGGTGCTGCCGAATGCTGCTCTGCAACCGCTGTCGGTGGCACTGCCGCGGCTGGCGAAGACGGCCGAACTCAGCCTCCTGATGGCGGGCATGTTCCTCTCCGTCGTGATCCCCGTCGCCCTGTTCCTCATCTTCCAGAAGCAGATCCTCCGATCCTCCGGATCCATGGGAGCGCTGAAGGGATGA
- a CDS encoding DUF6259 domain-containing protein, whose translation MTGSSQDFSFAFSQDGAGALVAGASSAARIPEVVVIGVRRRGEQSIITVAETDSVRSLSGSGDATFVHQVTPDESLTVEVRADQVGAETHLRFAVRNDSSFVVEWIELCSLEIDGGLVGDGGIGTIVWPWNEGALIESLSDRSGSWFDYREIQYPSHGVDSIYPGAIESQFLAYCSPAGGFYLGAHDPAGRTKMIDFRATPRGVELVIRHYLAIGEGESLHVEYPTVIAPVSGDWHAAAEIHRRWLDSSGHLVVPEEQELPDWYAESPIVVAFPVRGTHDTGDMAPNRLYPLDRAAATVDEIGEATRSQVMALLMHWEGTAPWAPPFVWPPFGGADAFGAFVDDVHDRGHLAGVYCSGLGWTLGSNLLDYALPREPATAMACAAPTPGDLRSVICTDQRSGLDLCAGSPAVRDIITDQVAKMASSGIDYIQLMDQNHGGTSYFCYEESHGHAYGPSDWTVDAVREMGRGIREIDDVAQGRILLGCESAAADTFLRDFAFSDARFNLIYEIGHPIPLYQYLYHEHVHNFMGNQVNIHQFIDIGRSPDNLFLRLAHSFAAGDIMTLTVDDEGKVVWGWGVPWSDAQPSTPEVIAFVAALNEWRSSAFLDHFNGARMQAPLAVATTTNTLFRVSNPPLTMSDTVSTRWTLPDGGDRQLVINYRSIPIEVTIDGASAAFAWSAVEPAAASRQPLTGVTWTIPPQSMLLLGSDA comes from the coding sequence ATGACCGGGTCGTCACAGGACTTCTCCTTCGCATTCAGCCAGGATGGCGCGGGCGCCCTCGTCGCCGGTGCGTCATCCGCCGCCCGCATTCCCGAGGTCGTCGTGATCGGGGTGCGCCGTCGCGGAGAGCAGTCGATCATCACGGTCGCGGAGACCGACAGCGTCCGATCGCTGAGCGGGTCCGGCGACGCGACTTTCGTCCACCAGGTCACCCCCGACGAGTCACTCACCGTCGAGGTGCGGGCGGATCAGGTCGGCGCGGAGACCCATCTCCGCTTCGCCGTCCGCAATGACAGCAGCTTCGTGGTGGAGTGGATCGAACTCTGCTCCCTCGAGATCGACGGCGGGCTGGTCGGAGACGGTGGGATCGGAACCATCGTCTGGCCCTGGAACGAGGGCGCGCTCATCGAGTCGCTGAGCGACCGGTCGGGATCATGGTTCGACTATCGCGAGATCCAATACCCCAGTCACGGGGTGGACAGCATCTACCCCGGGGCGATCGAGAGCCAGTTCCTGGCGTACTGCTCGCCGGCTGGCGGGTTCTATCTCGGCGCCCACGACCCCGCAGGGCGAACGAAGATGATCGACTTCCGGGCGACCCCGCGCGGAGTCGAGCTGGTGATCCGCCACTACCTCGCCATCGGTGAGGGGGAGAGCCTTCATGTCGAGTACCCCACGGTGATCGCTCCCGTCTCGGGGGACTGGCATGCGGCGGCGGAGATCCATCGGCGGTGGCTGGACTCCTCGGGCCACCTCGTCGTTCCTGAAGAGCAGGAGCTGCCCGACTGGTACGCCGAGTCGCCCATCGTCGTCGCTTTCCCCGTGCGGGGAACCCACGACACCGGGGACATGGCGCCCAACCGCCTGTACCCGCTCGATCGGGCTGCCGCGACCGTCGATGAGATCGGGGAGGCGACTCGCTCGCAGGTGATGGCGCTGCTGATGCACTGGGAAGGTACCGCGCCGTGGGCACCGCCCTTCGTCTGGCCCCCGTTCGGCGGAGCCGATGCCTTCGGGGCGTTCGTCGACGATGTCCACGACCGTGGTCATCTCGCCGGCGTGTACTGCAGCGGCTTGGGATGGACGCTCGGCAGCAACCTCCTGGACTACGCGCTCCCTCGGGAGCCCGCGACAGCCATGGCCTGCGCCGCCCCGACTCCGGGCGACCTGCGTTCCGTGATCTGCACCGATCAGCGGTCGGGGCTCGACCTGTGCGCTGGTTCTCCCGCGGTGCGCGACATCATCACCGACCAGGTCGCCAAGATGGCCTCCTCCGGTATCGACTACATCCAGCTGATGGACCAGAACCACGGTGGCACCAGCTACTTCTGTTACGAGGAGAGCCACGGTCACGCCTACGGCCCGTCGGACTGGACCGTCGATGCCGTCCGCGAGATGGGGCGCGGCATCCGCGAGATCGACGACGTCGCGCAAGGACGGATCCTGCTCGGATGCGAGTCCGCTGCAGCCGACACCTTCCTTCGCGACTTCGCCTTCAGCGATGCTCGTTTCAACCTGATCTACGAGATCGGGCACCCGATCCCGCTGTATCAGTACCTGTACCACGAGCACGTCCACAACTTTATGGGCAACCAGGTCAACATCCATCAGTTCATCGACATCGGACGCTCGCCGGACAACCTCTTCCTGCGTCTCGCCCATTCCTTCGCCGCCGGCGACATCATGACGCTCACGGTCGACGACGAGGGAAAGGTCGTCTGGGGATGGGGCGTGCCGTGGAGCGATGCGCAACCGTCGACACCGGAGGTCATCGCCTTCGTGGCTGCGCTGAACGAATGGCGATCCTCCGCGTTCCTCGACCACTTCAACGGTGCGCGCATGCAGGCGCCGCTCGCAGTGGCGACGACGACGAACACGCTCTTCCGTGTGAGCAACCCGCCTCTGACGATGAGCGACACAGTCAGCACGCGATGGACGTTGCCCGATGGGGGAGATCGTCAGCTCGTGATCAACTACCGTTCGATCCCGATCGAGGTGACGATCGACGGCGCATCGGCCGCGTTCGCATGGTCGGCAGTGGAACCGGCGGCCGCCTCTCGTCAACCGCTCACCGGGGTCACCTGGACGATCCCCCCGCAGAGCATGCTTCTCCTCGGTTCCGACGCATGA
- a CDS encoding GH92 family glycosyl hydrolase, translating to MTAPAYRLTRETGWRTADLGGSSNGRIELSSLAGAILSDPLSMAELTSLQGLRYEFVPGESALTIVTMDSPIPIPDAGFWLEYVLAPAAGSTDRRSGAGVSLDLVFDDGSRSSALALLDQHGTAATAEGQAVAGTLHVDQWNYRAVELSACVGRRVIAIELASAPGDGGDVAGYIDEIRIGSGRTLVPSLVASTTHPEPVDYVDTRRGTRSSSGYSRGNCLPATANPRGSLLLAPVTDAGSVNWLYTYDAARDETGLPWLEAFSISHQPSPWMGDWGTFQFFPSLDHEGVPGMGRRERALPYRHSQEVARPHLYQVEFEQPLTVRIAPTAHGAIVEMRFPSEVGTVIFDNIDDRGSLEFDGPVVHATSWVGGEHSENTPLMHVHLLFDQQPDEAARVETEQRRAVAGFARFALGADRTLRFRIGTSFVSVDIAARVIEEELPPSLTFEEISAASAALWNDELSVLVPEGASEDQLTTLYSNLYRLFLYPSDVTETSLDGASVHANLDGRGGLSGGAAYANNGFWDTYRTSWPAYALLRPRLAGALADGFLQHYRDYGWMPRWSAPGPANAMVGTNSDIIFADLAVKGVTGYDRLTALEASLANATIVPPSPKVGRKGLPLANYLQYTPQSIDESVSWSLENSLNDFGIAVQLAAAGRPDGYFRSRAARYQQLFDSEAGFFRGRDAGGEFRAEEFDPLEWGGDNTETNAWTMLFAVPHDIDGLAGLLGGPGQLEARLDEYFATPETAEERLKGSYPFVIHEMLEARDVDLGMCGLSNQPAHHVPYLYAHTDSPHKIGPLITSALRRLFVGSEIGQGYLGDEDNGEMSAWYLFSALGLYPVHVGTPFYVMTVPLFPSITVNLEDGARFVVEANVAPENLYIQGAWLNGRWIDRAFLRHDEITAGGTLRLELGSSPSEWGRGTRIALPSLGGTPRWEDVATAESIDGSIEGADALVDDDSDTSMSIDGAVMIEFALPEPREVQAYTLTASAAEPVVLSWVLRGRTGGQEWREVDRVTDHPVGRDVRLVPFVPAAPGEFDVYRFEFAAHGTVELAEVELLADTAATAAGVTR from the coding sequence ATGACTGCTCCCGCCTACCGGCTGACCCGCGAGACAGGCTGGCGGACGGCCGACCTCGGTGGATCGTCGAACGGCCGTATCGAACTCTCGTCGTTGGCCGGCGCGATCCTCTCAGACCCCCTCTCGATGGCCGAGCTGACGTCGCTGCAGGGGCTGCGCTACGAGTTCGTCCCCGGAGAGTCCGCGCTGACCATCGTCACCATGGACAGCCCCATCCCCATCCCGGATGCCGGCTTCTGGCTCGAGTACGTGCTCGCTCCCGCCGCGGGATCGACCGACCGACGCTCCGGAGCCGGGGTGTCACTGGATCTGGTCTTCGATGACGGTTCGCGGTCGTCTGCCCTGGCACTGCTCGATCAACACGGAACCGCCGCGACCGCGGAGGGCCAAGCCGTCGCGGGCACTCTGCACGTCGATCAGTGGAACTATCGGGCCGTCGAGCTGTCCGCCTGCGTCGGCCGCCGTGTCATCGCGATCGAGCTCGCATCAGCGCCGGGGGACGGCGGAGACGTCGCCGGGTACATCGACGAGATCCGCATCGGGAGCGGTCGCACGCTGGTGCCGTCGCTTGTGGCCTCGACCACGCACCCGGAGCCCGTCGACTACGTCGACACGCGTCGCGGCACGCGCTCCTCGTCGGGATACTCCCGCGGGAACTGCCTTCCGGCCACGGCGAACCCCCGTGGATCCCTCCTGCTCGCGCCTGTCACGGACGCCGGCAGCGTGAACTGGCTGTACACGTACGATGCGGCGAGGGACGAGACAGGACTGCCCTGGCTCGAAGCCTTCTCGATCTCGCATCAGCCTTCGCCCTGGATGGGGGACTGGGGGACGTTCCAGTTCTTCCCGTCTCTCGACCACGAGGGTGTGCCTGGGATGGGACGCCGCGAGCGCGCCCTCCCGTACCGTCATTCGCAGGAGGTGGCGCGTCCTCACCTGTACCAAGTCGAGTTCGAGCAGCCGCTGACCGTGCGCATCGCGCCCACCGCCCATGGCGCGATCGTCGAGATGCGCTTCCCCTCGGAGGTCGGCACCGTGATCTTCGACAACATCGACGACCGCGGGAGCCTGGAGTTCGACGGACCCGTCGTGCACGCGACCTCGTGGGTGGGCGGTGAGCATTCCGAGAACACGCCGCTCATGCACGTGCATCTGCTGTTCGACCAGCAACCGGACGAGGCGGCACGGGTCGAGACAGAGCAGCGACGTGCGGTCGCGGGTTTCGCGCGATTCGCGCTCGGAGCGGACCGGACTCTCCGGTTCCGGATCGGCACATCGTTCGTGAGCGTGGACATCGCTGCCCGCGTAATCGAGGAGGAACTGCCTCCGTCTCTGACCTTCGAGGAGATCTCGGCCGCGTCGGCCGCGCTGTGGAACGACGAGCTGAGCGTGCTCGTCCCCGAGGGCGCGAGCGAGGATCAGCTTACGACGCTCTACTCGAACCTGTATCGCCTGTTCCTCTACCCGAGCGACGTGACAGAGACGAGCCTCGACGGCGCGTCCGTGCACGCGAATCTCGATGGACGAGGGGGTCTCTCCGGCGGTGCCGCCTACGCGAACAACGGATTCTGGGACACCTACCGGACCAGCTGGCCGGCATACGCGTTGCTTCGTCCCCGGCTCGCCGGCGCGCTCGCCGACGGGTTCCTGCAGCACTACCGTGACTACGGTTGGATGCCACGCTGGTCCGCACCGGGGCCGGCGAATGCGATGGTGGGCACGAACTCGGACATCATCTTCGCCGACCTCGCCGTCAAGGGCGTCACCGGATACGACCGGCTGACAGCACTGGAGGCGAGTCTCGCCAACGCGACGATCGTCCCTCCCTCCCCGAAAGTCGGGCGCAAGGGATTGCCGCTCGCGAACTACCTGCAGTACACCCCGCAGTCCATCGACGAGTCGGTGTCGTGGTCGCTCGAGAACAGCCTCAACGACTTCGGCATCGCGGTCCAGCTGGCCGCGGCGGGCCGACCCGACGGCTACTTCCGCTCCCGCGCCGCGCGGTATCAGCAGCTGTTCGACTCTGAGGCGGGCTTCTTCCGAGGGCGTGATGCCGGGGGAGAGTTCCGAGCCGAGGAGTTCGATCCGCTCGAGTGGGGCGGCGACAACACCGAGACGAACGCGTGGACCATGCTGTTCGCGGTGCCGCACGACATCGATGGACTCGCGGGGCTCCTGGGCGGCCCCGGCCAGCTGGAGGCGCGTCTCGACGAGTACTTCGCGACTCCGGAGACGGCGGAGGAGCGGCTCAAGGGGAGCTATCCGTTCGTCATCCACGAGATGCTCGAAGCGCGCGACGTCGATCTGGGAATGTGCGGCCTGTCGAACCAGCCGGCGCACCACGTTCCCTATCTGTATGCGCACACGGACAGCCCGCACAAGATCGGGCCCCTGATCACGTCGGCTCTTCGTCGTCTGTTCGTCGGATCCGAGATCGGCCAGGGGTACCTGGGCGACGAGGACAACGGCGAGATGAGCGCCTGGTATCTGTTCTCCGCGCTCGGGCTGTACCCGGTGCATGTCGGCACCCCGTTCTATGTGATGACCGTTCCGCTCTTCCCCTCGATCACCGTGAATCTCGAGGACGGTGCGCGGTTCGTCGTCGAGGCGAACGTCGCCCCGGAGAACCTCTACATCCAGGGCGCATGGCTGAATGGACGGTGGATCGACCGGGCGTTCCTGCGGCACGATGAGATCACGGCCGGCGGAACCCTGCGCCTCGAGCTCGGATCCTCGCCGTCGGAATGGGGACGCGGAACCCGGATTGCTCTCCCGTCGCTCGGCGGCACGCCGAGGTGGGAAGACGTCGCGACCGCCGAATCGATCGACGGTTCGATCGAGGGGGCGGATGCTCTCGTCGATGACGACAGCGACACCTCCATGTCGATCGACGGGGCGGTGATGATCGAGTTCGCTCTGCCGGAGCCCCGAGAGGTACAGGCGTACACGCTCACGGCATCCGCTGCCGAGCCCGTGGTGCTCAGTTGGGTGCTCCGGGGGCGCACGGGCGGACAGGAGTGGCGCGAGGTGGACCGCGTGACGGATCATCCCGTCGGTCGCGACGTGCGGCTCGTCCCGTTCGTGCCGGCAGCGCCCGGGGAGTTCGACGTCTACCGTTTCGAGTTCGCGGCACACGGCACCGTGGAGCTGGCCGAGGTCGAGTTGCTCGCCGACACCGCGGCGACCGCTGCGGGGGTCACGCGATGA
- a CDS encoding alpha/beta hydrolase, translating into MTTHIVVLPGGGYAEHAPSEGEPVVRWLESLGIEASVFLYPVGVHHPEPHIAVSDEIARLRAAGIERVGVMGFSAGGHAAGLAALSPVSPASRPDFAVLSYAVVSMVPPTNEGSAINLLGADASLAERRSVSLEMLVSEQSPPIFAWQTADDVAVPVATLYRLGEALAAQNRPHAIHVYPRGPHGLGVSAEGLALWTEECARWLSALDHP; encoded by the coding sequence ATGACCACCCACATCGTGGTGCTCCCTGGCGGAGGGTACGCCGAACATGCTCCTTCGGAGGGGGAACCGGTCGTGCGCTGGCTGGAGTCGCTCGGGATCGAGGCGAGTGTGTTCCTCTACCCGGTCGGCGTCCATCACCCGGAACCTCACATCGCCGTGTCCGACGAGATCGCGCGGCTGCGTGCCGCCGGCATCGAGCGGGTGGGAGTGATGGGCTTCTCGGCGGGCGGTCATGCCGCGGGCCTCGCCGCGCTCAGCCCGGTGAGTCCGGCATCGAGGCCTGACTTCGCGGTGCTGAGCTATGCGGTCGTGTCGATGGTCCCGCCCACCAACGAGGGCTCGGCGATCAATCTGCTCGGTGCGGACGCCTCGCTCGCCGAGCGCCGGTCCGTGTCGTTGGAGATGCTCGTCTCGGAGCAGTCTCCGCCGATCTTCGCGTGGCAGACCGCCGACGACGTCGCTGTACCGGTCGCCACGCTGTATCGCCTGGGCGAGGCGCTCGCTGCCCAGAACCGACCGCATGCGATCCACGTCTATCCCCGAGGGCCGCACGGTCTCGGTGTCAGCGCCGAGGGACTCGCCCTATGGACCGAAGAATGCGCGCGATGGCTGAGCGCGCTCGACCACCCGTGA
- a CDS encoding NAD-dependent epimerase/dehydratase family protein translates to MAHHVPQRVLVTGADGVIGRAVVADLIASDIAVTALSLRFDVDTAADRCVIGNASDEDVVMQALEDVDAVVHLAAIPHPDQGTAREVFVGNVAATFTVLSRAAAAGVTRAVIASSVHASGIPLNHAAYMPAYFPLDENLPSAIDDPYSLSKSVDEQTLRMMASRWGMSGVAFRFPLTAGEETLRWAAARDEADPSLRVREGWAHLTLPDCGAAIRAALTADYVGAHVLCVASGTTLLTRPTQELLREYAPTVPVRSAIEGHAPAVDTTAMRKLLGDIDALAGRSAL, encoded by the coding sequence ATGGCCCATCATGTTCCCCAGAGAGTGCTCGTCACCGGAGCGGACGGAGTGATCGGTCGCGCGGTTGTCGCCGACCTCATCGCGTCCGACATCGCGGTGACCGCACTCTCGCTGCGCTTCGACGTCGACACAGCTGCCGACCGCTGTGTGATCGGAAACGCCTCGGATGAGGACGTCGTCATGCAGGCACTCGAAGATGTGGACGCCGTCGTCCACCTCGCCGCCATCCCGCATCCGGATCAGGGCACCGCGCGCGAGGTGTTCGTCGGCAACGTCGCCGCCACGTTCACCGTGCTCTCCCGCGCCGCGGCCGCCGGCGTCACGCGCGCCGTCATCGCAAGCAGCGTGCACGCCTCCGGCATCCCGCTGAACCACGCCGCCTACATGCCCGCGTACTTCCCCCTCGACGAGAACCTCCCCAGCGCGATCGACGATCCCTATTCGCTGTCGAAGTCCGTCGACGAGCAGACCCTCCGGATGATGGCGAGCCGGTGGGGCATGTCGGGTGTCGCGTTCCGGTTCCCACTGACCGCCGGTGAAGAGACCCTCCGATGGGCTGCGGCGAGGGACGAGGCGGACCCTTCGCTCCGTGTGCGGGAGGGGTGGGCGCATCTGACGCTGCCCGACTGCGGCGCGGCGATCCGGGCGGCGCTCACCGCGGACTACGTCGGCGCTCACGTGCTCTGCGTCGCCAGCGGGACAACGTTGTTGACCCGACCGACGCAGGAGCTGCTCAGGGAGTACGCGCCGACCGTCCCGGTCAGGTCCGCGATCGAGGGACATGCGCCGGCTGTAGACACGACGGCGATGAGGAAACTGCTGGGCGACATCGACGCTCTGGCCGGAAGGAGTGCCCTGTGA